From the Gasterosteus aculeatus chromosome 13, fGasAcu3.hap1.1, whole genome shotgun sequence genome, one window contains:
- the znf367 gene encoding zinc finger protein 367 — protein sequence MADNKQPNVIFCNDSPKRVLVSVIKTTPIKPRKSEALTPTSPGFSDFMVYPWKWGENAHNVTLSPGSLSGASSPTGTQTAQEADADPTADQIRDGIRRGRPRADTVRELINEGETSSSRIRCNICNRVFPREKSLQAHKRTHTGERPYLCDYPNCGKAFVQSGQLKTHQRLHTGEKPFVCSEKGCGNRFTHANRHCAKHPFSRLKREEPKEGQGTAQSVDNKAVAEWLAKYWQTREQRAPTTPTPAPKMKARAEDQEQQDPMEFLQSDEEDKEKAEEEKGGHGGAAKRRLQEQRERLHGALALIELANNLSP from the exons ATGGCCGACAACAAGCAGCCGAACGTTATTTTCTGCAACGATTCACCCAAAAGAGTTTTGGTGTCCGTTATCAAGACCACGCCGATCAAGCCCAGGAAATCGGAGGCCCTGACGCCGACGAGTCCCGGCTTCAGCGACTTCATGGTGTACCCGTGGAAATGGGGGGAGAACGCCCACAATGTGACTCTCAGCCCGGGCTCGTTGAGCGGGGCTTCGTCGCCGACCGGCACCCAGACGGCCCAGGAGGCGGACGCGGATCCCACGGCTGACCAGATCAGG GACGGCATCCGGCGAGGACGTCCTCGGGCTGACACGGTCCGGGAGCTCATAAACGAGGGGGAGACCTCGTCCAGCCGAATTCGCTGCAACATCTGCAACCGGGTGTTTCCCAGAGAGAAGTCGCTTCAGGCTCacaagaggacacacacag gagaGCGGCCCTACCTGTGTGACTACCCCAATTGTGGGAAGGCGTTTGTCCAGAGTGGCCAGCTGAAGACGCACCAGCGGCTGCACACTGGGGAAAAGCCCTTTGTCTGCTCCGAGAAAG GATGTGGTAATCGGTTCACCCACGCCAACCGCCACTGTGCCAAGCACCCGTTCTCCCGGCTGAAGAGAGAGGAGCCGAAGGAGGGCCAGGGCACGGCTCAGTCCGTGGACAACAAGGCTGTGGCCGAGTGGCTGGCAAA GTACTGGCAGACCCGTGAGCAGCGCGCGCCCACCACgcccacccccgcccccaaGATGAAGGCCCGGGCCGAGgaccaggagcagcaggatCCCATGGAGTTCCTCCAGTCCGacgaggaggacaaggagaaggcggaggaggagaagggcggCCACGGAGGAGCCGCGAAGCGCCGCCTCCAGGAGCAGCGGGAGCGTCTCCACGGGGCTCTGGCGCTCATCGAGCTGGCAAACAACCTGTCTCCCTGA
- the LOC120830638 gene encoding intracellular hyaluronan-binding protein 4.S, whose amino-acid sequence MLPDTYGCAVANRYGDLLDDDADPFELINQVVMEKIKKKQDKEKKDKQKKAGQKESQKDRRVAYVSEVQDPAPVRNQQQKPALHGAVSERANGREVSYVAIRRAAPGDRWANKEEYPQEFSISKPSYNADSDLRDRGGNRGRRGSRGGGGYTGNADNFNLRGKREYDRQSGTGISPEEKRGGSGRWNWGSFEESVRNESMEMVSHNPEGAQTAAEGDDSNRTMDEEDEVMVQVAMEMTLDEWKALQETSRPKVEFNIRKSENKIPSKAKVIHKSKHTETVKEGILEEVEEEGTFLRKSVNDITSLLDINFGSLGRPSRGGRGRGARGGPANRPERPILEREDGLAPNPDDPEDFPALSAGK is encoded by the exons ATGCTCCCGGACACGTACGGGTGCGCTGTAGCGAACCGGTATGGGGATCTTCTGGATGACGATGCTGACCCTTTTGAATTGATCAACCAAGTGGTAATGGAGAAGATCAAAAAGAAGCaagacaaggagaagaaagacaagCAGAAGAAAGCTGGTCAGAAGGAATCTCAGAAGGACAGACGCGTTGCCTATGTGTCAGAAGTACAAGACCCGGCTCCAG tccgTAACCAGCAGCAGAAACCTGCGCTTCATGGAGCCGTGTCTGAGCGGGCAAATGGTAGAGAGGTGTCCTATGTGGCCATAAGGAGAGCTGCCCCGGGGGACCGCTGGGCCAATAAAGAGGAGTATCCACAGGAGTTTTCCATCTCTAA GCCTTCCTATAACGCAGACTCTGACCTCAGAGACCGAGGTGGAAACCGAGGTAGGAGAGGAtcaagaggtggaggaggatacACGGGGAACGCCGACAACTTCAACTTGAGGGGCAAAAGAGAATATGATCGCCAAAGTGGAAC AGGGATCTCTCCTGAGGAAAAGCGAGGAGGCAGTGGACGCTGGAACTGGGGAAGTTTTGAAGAATCTGTAAG AAATGAGTCAATGGAGATGGTTTCCCATAATCCCGAGGGGGCACAAACCGCTGCAGAGGGAGATGATTCAAATCG cACAatggatgaagaggatgaagtCATGGTccaggttgccatggagatgacCCTGGACGAGTGGAAGGCCCTGCAGGAAACTAGTCGTCCCAAAGTGGAGTTTAATATCCGCAAATCTGAGAACAAGATTCCCTCCAAAGCCAAGGTCATCCACAAGTCAAAGCATACCGAG ACTGTGAAGGAGGGGATCCTggaagaagtggaggaggaaggcacCTTCCTCCGCAAGTCTGTGAATGACATAACCTCCCTTCTGGACATCAACTTCGGAAGCCTGGGACGTCCCAGTCGTGGGGGTCGAGGAAGGGGAGCGAGAGGTGGCCCGGCTAATCGCCCAGAGAGACCAATATTAGAGAGG GAGGATGGTTTGGCTCCAAACCCAGATGACCCAGAAGACTTCCCAGCACTATCAGCAGGAAAATGA